The proteins below are encoded in one region of Syntrophorhabdales bacterium:
- a CDS encoding M20/M25/M40 family metallo-hydrolase produces MKRNEEGLELLRSLIRINTSNPPGNEEAAVQFVEGWLKKEGIASQIFSPAPQRGNLLARLKGKKAGEPIVLLSHIDVVPADEAGWAEHPFKGAIKDGYLYGRGTVDMKSDVAAHIMAFATLKREGITPERDIILLVTGDEETGGQVGVGYMLEKVDELADAAFVLSEGGSIVEEDGVLHAQVSVAEKKICQFRIKASGTGGHGSMPHSDNANDKVVRAANRIIAHKWPIRRNKVATRYLSGLFEGKKFKGFTFSTLSDALRRKSFRDVVENNPVYNALLRNTVALTILKGGVKVNVIPPESEASFDARILPEEQHDRFLAQVQNVAGGGVEVVPISREESIPSSYDTDYFKTIRRIVKSRRGSIPVLPSLTTGATDLRYFRQMGITAYGFSPLQLSREELMSMHSVNERISVEAFAAGVEATCALVKELATLTAKE; encoded by the coding sequence ATGAAACGAAATGAAGAGGGTCTCGAACTTCTGAGATCGCTGATACGGATCAATACCTCAAATCCGCCTGGTAATGAGGAAGCTGCGGTCCAGTTTGTCGAGGGGTGGCTCAAAAAAGAAGGGATAGCATCTCAGATTTTTTCTCCGGCCCCACAGCGGGGCAACTTGCTGGCGCGGCTGAAGGGAAAGAAAGCGGGTGAGCCCATTGTGCTTCTGAGCCACATCGATGTAGTGCCGGCTGACGAGGCGGGCTGGGCAGAACACCCCTTCAAAGGCGCAATCAAAGACGGCTACCTCTATGGCAGGGGTACGGTCGACATGAAATCTGATGTGGCTGCCCATATTATGGCCTTTGCAACGCTCAAACGAGAAGGCATAACGCCGGAGAGGGATATCATACTCCTGGTCACCGGTGACGAAGAAACCGGCGGCCAGGTAGGCGTTGGTTATATGCTGGAAAAAGTGGATGAGCTCGCGGATGCAGCCTTTGTGCTCAGTGAGGGCGGCTCCATTGTTGAAGAAGACGGCGTCCTGCATGCCCAGGTTTCTGTGGCTGAGAAGAAGATATGCCAGTTCAGGATCAAGGCGAGCGGGACAGGAGGCCATGGCTCCATGCCGCACAGCGACAATGCCAATGACAAAGTGGTGCGCGCCGCAAACAGGATCATTGCGCACAAATGGCCGATCAGGCGGAACAAGGTCGCAACCCGGTACCTGAGCGGGCTCTTTGAGGGCAAGAAGTTCAAAGGCTTCACTTTTTCGACCTTGTCGGATGCGCTCCGCAGGAAGTCTTTTAGAGACGTTGTGGAGAACAACCCGGTTTATAATGCCTTGCTCAGAAACACGGTGGCGCTCACGATCCTCAAGGGCGGCGTGAAGGTCAACGTGATTCCGCCGGAGTCGGAGGCCAGCTTTGATGCCCGTATCCTGCCTGAAGAGCAGCACGATCGTTTTCTTGCGCAGGTCCAGAATGTAGCTGGTGGCGGTGTGGAGGTAGTGCCCATATCCCGCGAGGAATCGATTCCCTCCAGTTATGACACGGATTATTTCAAGACTATACGCCGGATAGTGAAAAGCCGCAGGGGCAGCATCCCTGTACTTCCCTCGCTCACCACCGGCGCCACGGATCTGCGGTACTTCAGGCAGATGGGCATAACGGCGTATGGTTTTTCTCCGTTACAGCTTTCGCGCGAAGAACTCATGAGCATGCACTCGGTCAACGAGCGCATATCCGTAGAAGCCTTTGCCGCAGGGGTGGAAGCCACGTGCGCGCTTGTCAAAGAGCTTGCCACACTCACCGCTAAAGAGTAG
- a CDS encoding glucose 1-dehydrogenase: MDRVKGKVAIITGAAGGLGRAQALLLAREGAKIVLTDIIETEPRGTVEEIRRAGGEAIFVKHDVTSEEDWAHVINETLSSFGKLDVLVNNAGILMSKAITDMTLEDWRHVTGINLDGVFLGTKHAIGAMRKSGGGSIVNMSSVAGLVGMGGDSSAYCASKGGVRLFTKAAALQCSKLGHNYSIRVNSVHPGFILTPMLEKAMRASSALTGCTYEEARKTREDATMIGRLGVPEDIAYAVLYLASDESSYVTGTELVVDGGYTAR; the protein is encoded by the coding sequence ATGGATCGCGTAAAAGGCAAAGTGGCTATTATAACCGGAGCTGCAGGAGGACTGGGTAGGGCTCAGGCTCTGCTCCTGGCGCGAGAAGGGGCTAAGATCGTCCTGACTGATATTATCGAAACAGAGCCCAGGGGAACCGTCGAAGAGATACGCCGTGCAGGCGGTGAAGCGATCTTTGTAAAGCACGATGTCACCAGTGAGGAAGACTGGGCACACGTCATCAACGAGACGCTTTCCTCCTTCGGGAAACTGGATGTCCTTGTCAACAATGCAGGCATTCTCATGAGTAAAGCGATCACCGATATGACGCTCGAGGACTGGCGCCACGTGACAGGCATAAACCTTGATGGCGTCTTCCTCGGCACAAAGCACGCGATAGGGGCGATGAGGAAGAGCGGCGGCGGTTCGATCGTTAACATGTCATCTGTGGCGGGACTGGTCGGCATGGGAGGCGATTCGTCCGCCTACTGCGCGAGCAAGGGGGGCGTGAGGCTCTTCACGAAAGCCGCGGCTCTTCAGTGTTCGAAGCTGGGTCACAATTACAGCATAAGGGTCAATTCTGTGCACCCCGGATTCATCCTGACACCCATGCTCGAAAAAGCCATGCGCGCTTCAAGCGCACTAACGGGATGCACCTATGAGGAAGCGAGGAAAACCCGAGAGGATGCCACGATGATCGGCCGGTTAGGCGTGCCCGAAGACATCGCGTACGCAGTTCTCTATCTCGCATCAGACGAGTCGAGCTACGTGACGGGAACCGAACTTGTCGTCGACGGGGGCTACACAGCGCGTTGA
- a CDS encoding radical SAM protein yields the protein MPILPCYLTSESGSLLEEKAALLEKSLASCTLCPRQCRVNRLESASGYCKAPAELIVSSVFAHYGEEQTLVGVGGSGTIFLTHCNLKCLFCQNYEISIKGEGARFPPYRLADAMIDLQKKGCHNINFVTPTHYIPGILRSLSLAVARGLSIPLVYNCSGYESLETLKLLDGIIDIYMPDIKFLKPELSKKYCNAPDYPDVAKEAVKEMQRQVGDLVTDERGIARRGLLIRHLVMPSHEENTRDVLRFIREDVSQDAFVNIMAQYHPCHEAFRFPDISRRPSTDEYSDAIAYAREIGLTRAGAK from the coding sequence ATGCCGATCCTTCCCTGTTATCTCACGAGTGAATCAGGAAGCCTGCTGGAAGAAAAAGCAGCTCTCCTGGAGAAGAGCCTTGCCTCATGCACCCTTTGCCCCAGGCAGTGCCGCGTGAATCGGCTGGAGAGCGCCTCCGGGTACTGCAAGGCGCCCGCAGAGCTTATTGTCTCCAGTGTCTTCGCCCACTACGGAGAGGAGCAGACTCTCGTGGGAGTCGGCGGCTCCGGCACCATCTTCTTGACTCACTGCAACCTCAAGTGTCTCTTCTGTCAGAATTACGAAATCAGTATCAAAGGCGAAGGAGCACGCTTTCCACCCTATCGGTTGGCAGACGCAATGATCGACTTGCAGAAGAAGGGTTGTCACAACATCAACTTCGTGACCCCGACTCATTATATTCCCGGAATTCTGCGGAGCCTTTCCCTGGCTGTCGCTCGGGGACTGTCGATACCTCTTGTGTACAATTGCAGCGGGTATGAATCTCTTGAAACTTTGAAACTTCTGGATGGTATCATAGACATCTACATGCCGGACATTAAATTCCTGAAGCCGGAACTTTCGAAAAAATATTGTAATGCGCCCGATTATCCCGACGTAGCTAAAGAGGCAGTCAAGGAGATGCAGCGTCAGGTGGGAGACCTTGTCACGGATGAGAGAGGTATTGCCCGGAGAGGGCTGCTCATACGCCACCTCGTCATGCCCTCCCATGAGGAAAACACAAGGGACGTGCTGCGTTTCATCAGAGAAGACGTGTCTCAAGATGCTTTTGTAAACATCATGGCACAGTACCATCCTTGCCATGAGGCATTCCGCTTCCCGGACATTTCACGGCGGCCAAGCACTGATGAGTATAGTGATGCGATAGCGTACGCGCGGGAAATAGGATTAACGCGGGCGGGAGCGAAATAG
- a CDS encoding SAM-dependent methyltransferase yields MPRGSDPVLEQKLREKIQCEGSLTYEAFLDVILYDEERGYYREGKPLRKDYVTSPEVHPLFGTTIGKYIEKIQAACGRDRITIIELGGGSGLLGSQILSTRGQSDSLNYVIVEKGTKKETPGIRWISELDDLPPIEGFPVVIANEFFDALPFHRVTRTDDALEEIYIDFDDGFTERRGPLSPQAASFLGLYPLLLNVHQSSEVNTRTAEVAVQLSNALHEGVLLVFDYGYHSEDLALGRFFEGSVVGYKKFMMRTDVFRELGSADITHHVNFDHLGGVLGKCGWAKSGEMEQYRFLIGAGILEQMMMLPDSQRISAKALIDPEGLGSMISVLGFTKNVSCDLPVFDRKEFCYQGGKI; encoded by the coding sequence GTGCCCCGGGGTTCCGACCCTGTACTGGAACAGAAGCTCAGGGAGAAGATACAGTGCGAAGGTTCTCTCACCTATGAAGCCTTCCTGGACGTTATCCTGTACGACGAAGAACGCGGCTACTACAGGGAAGGCAAGCCTCTTCGTAAAGACTATGTGACCTCTCCGGAAGTCCATCCCCTTTTTGGCACAACCATCGGCAAATACATCGAGAAAATCCAGGCCGCTTGCGGCAGAGACAGAATAACCATAATCGAGCTGGGCGGTGGCTCAGGCCTTCTCGGCAGCCAGATACTTTCAACCCGGGGCCAGTCTGACAGTCTCAACTACGTTATCGTTGAAAAAGGAACAAAAAAAGAGACTCCCGGCATCAGGTGGATCAGCGAACTTGATGATCTCCCGCCGATAGAGGGCTTCCCCGTTGTCATTGCCAATGAGTTTTTTGACGCCCTTCCTTTCCACCGTGTCACCAGGACCGATGACGCGCTCGAGGAGATATACATCGACTTCGACGACGGGTTTACAGAACGGAGAGGCCCGTTAAGCCCACAGGCAGCCTCCTTCCTCGGGTTGTACCCGCTGCTTCTCAATGTGCACCAGAGCTCCGAAGTGAACACCAGAACCGCTGAAGTGGCCGTGCAGCTGAGTAACGCTCTTCACGAGGGCGTGTTGCTCGTCTTTGACTACGGGTATCACTCGGAAGATCTGGCGCTCGGGCGGTTCTTTGAAGGCAGCGTGGTGGGCTATAAAAAGTTCATGATGCGAACAGATGTGTTCCGTGAGCTTGGGAGCGCGGACATCACACACCACGTGAACTTCGATCATCTCGGTGGCGTGCTTGGCAAGTGCGGGTGGGCAAAGTCAGGAGAGATGGAGCAGTACCGCTTTCTCATCGGAGCAGGAATCCTGGAGCAGATGATGATGCTGCCGGATTCGCAGAGGATCTCTGCAAAAGCATTGATAGACCCGGAAGGACTCGGTTCCATGATCTCTGTTCTCGGGTTCACAAAAAATGTTTCATGCGATCTGCCGGTATTCGACCGGAAAGAATTTTGTTACCAAGGTGGAAAAATATGA
- a CDS encoding diguanylate cyclase, giving the protein MNDDTVLNRILKEFFREYGIKVFAFSDEIDFDGEIREKKPHAVLLDVGFSSASPTDLIHKIRKSEAHMPVIVMAGMEDYTLALECLRAGAYAVLKKPFSSYEEIYHGVNNAMSHFMERLEIRELTAEMEKRFEHDKLNLLELEFVKSLQRMIGETEDAVTVLKHSFTLIRNFLSFELFAALVPQQDEIEIHVYPNSPGNPAAAESVPSTLIRRMRKALLEEKKIKVIFESNGGGAEPEGDQDYRSVIVALATRDRTYGCAGIYRSRPFDYYEESIFKRFCAHISSTLEKIELFKEVRALSVNDGLTSLYTHFFITSKLSEEVMRSERYGSNLSIMLFDLDNFKEINDTHGHLAGDAVLKEVGRILKESLRSLDSVGRYGGEEFLVLLPETDGDSAKVIGERLRKKIEETEFMYEQNHMRLTICGGLAVHREGMDENALIKIADENLYKAKREGKNMVCYETK; this is encoded by the coding sequence TTGAATGATGACACCGTACTCAATCGCATTCTGAAAGAGTTCTTCAGGGAATACGGCATCAAGGTCTTTGCGTTTTCCGACGAGATAGACTTTGATGGAGAGATACGAGAGAAGAAGCCCCACGCAGTCCTGCTGGACGTCGGATTCTCTTCGGCCTCGCCTACAGACCTGATTCACAAAATAAGGAAGTCCGAGGCGCACATGCCGGTGATCGTGATGGCCGGCATGGAGGACTACACGCTGGCTCTCGAATGTTTGCGCGCCGGAGCCTACGCTGTCCTCAAGAAGCCTTTTTCCAGCTATGAGGAGATCTACCACGGTGTGAACAACGCCATGAGTCATTTCATGGAGCGGCTCGAAATACGGGAACTGACCGCGGAAATGGAAAAGAGATTCGAACATGACAAACTCAACCTTCTGGAGTTGGAATTCGTCAAGAGCCTTCAGCGGATGATCGGGGAAACGGAAGATGCAGTCACAGTGCTGAAGCACTCTTTCACCTTGATCAGGAACTTTCTCAGCTTCGAACTCTTCGCTGCGCTCGTGCCGCAGCAGGATGAGATAGAGATTCACGTGTACCCAAACAGCCCCGGTAATCCTGCGGCAGCTGAATCGGTTCCCTCGACGCTCATCAGGAGGATGAGAAAAGCATTACTCGAAGAAAAGAAAATAAAGGTAATCTTTGAAAGCAACGGAGGGGGTGCCGAGCCGGAAGGTGATCAAGACTATAGATCGGTGATCGTAGCGCTCGCAACGCGGGATAGGACGTATGGCTGCGCCGGCATTTACCGGAGTCGCCCCTTTGATTACTATGAGGAATCCATATTCAAGCGCTTCTGCGCACACATTTCGTCAACTCTGGAAAAAATAGAGCTTTTTAAAGAGGTACGAGCCCTGTCTGTCAACGACGGGTTGACAAGCCTGTACACGCACTTCTTCATCACCTCCAAACTGTCCGAAGAGGTAATGAGGTCGGAGCGCTATGGCTCAAACCTTTCGATCATGCTTTTCGATCTGGACAATTTCAAAGAGATCAATGACACCCACGGTCATCTCGCCGGAGACGCCGTGCTGAAAGAGGTGGGGCGCATTCTGAAGGAAAGCCTCCGAAGTCTTGACAGCGTGGGAAGGTACGGTGGGGAGGAGTTTCTCGTCCTGCTTCCTGAAACAGATGGAGACTCGGCCAAAGTTATCGGAGAGCGTCTCAGGAAAAAGATAGAAGAGACAGAGTTTATGTACGAACAGAACCATATGCGACTCACGATCTGCGGAGGGCTTGCAGTCCACAGAGAAGGCATGGACGAGAACGCGTTGATCAAGATCGCGGATGAAAATCTATACAAGGCCAAGCGAGAAGGAAAGAACATGGTGTGCTATGAAACGAAATGA